One window of the Chanos chanos chromosome 11, fChaCha1.1, whole genome shotgun sequence genome contains the following:
- the chic2 gene encoding cysteine-rich hydrophobic domain-containing protein 2: MMEDFDEIYEEEEEEEEDEDRAAEEQLLKYAPDPVVVRGSGHVTVFGLSNKFESEFPSALTGKVAPEEFKASINRVNGCLRKTLPVNVRWLLCGCLCCCCTLGFSMWPVICLSKRTRRSIEKLLEWENSRLYHKLCLHWRLSKRKCETNNMMEYVILIEFLPKIPIFRPD, encoded by the exons ATGATGGAGGACTTTGACGAGATTtacgaagaggaggaggaggaggaagaggacgaaGACAGGGCCGCGGAGGAGCAGCTTCTGAAGTACGCTCCAGACCCGGTGGTGGTGCGCGGATCCGGCCACGTCACTGT GTTTGGACTCAGCAATAAATTTGAGTCAGAATTTCCCTCGGCACTTACGGGAAAG GTAGCACCAGAGGAATTTAAGGCTAGCATCAACCGTGTGAACGGCTGCCTTAGAAAGACATTACCGGTTAATGTTCGCTGGCTGCTGTGTGGGTGCCTGTGTTGCTGTTGTACACTGGGGTTCAGCATGTGGCCAGTCATCTGCCTTAGCAAGAGG acacgCAGGTCTATAGAGAAGTTACTGGAATGGGAGAACAGCAGACTTTACCACAAG CTGTGTTTGCATTGGAGACTAAGTAAGAGGAAGTGTGAGACTAACAACATGATGGAATAT GTCATCTTGATAGAGTTTTTACCCAAGATCCCCATCTTCAGGCCTGACTAA